A stretch of DNA from Serinus canaria isolate serCan28SL12 chromosome 14, serCan2020, whole genome shotgun sequence:
TTGCTTGAGAAATTGGcattttcagtgatttctgtgaTGTGTTGAGTAACATGCTCTCCTTGCTGCACTCAcccctgcccatgtcagggggctgcccctgctgtctgtggggctgggtgcCCTGAGGAAGTCTGTGCCTTCAGTGCAGGTAGTGGCACAGAGAAGTTATGGACCCATTAATACTTTTCCAAGCTGAAGGGGAACCTTACCCTTGTTTCCCAAgactctcagagctgctctgtgcttctccaccccacagctccgaagccagcctggctttggtGGGATTGGTGGCATCTTTCCCACAAGCACGTGACTGTGGCCATGCCAGATGGGGTGTGCATGGAGTCCCACGGcctgggggctggaggggctgttGGAACCTCTGATGGCACAGTTAGGGGTTGCTGCCTCAGCCATGGGTTGCTGCTTGCTCATGGTCACTGGCCCCAGTGTGGCTGCCGAGGAGGAACAAGATTGGGATCAGCCGCTCTCCGGGTGCCAGGGtatcccaggagcagctggggcgCTTGCACCAAGGCTTTGCACACCAGCACATCCTGGGGAAGGGCAGCAACAGCTCCTGCGCCCGAGGGGCGAGGGGAGATGGAGGGGCAGGGGGCACCCATGTGGCATTGGCTTGGGCTTCCAGCAGCCCTTTTCCACCTGGCTCTTGGAGGCATGCATGGGAGCGCCTGGCTGTCTCCAGCACCCACTGACACTTTCCTTCACCCTCTCTCTGTCCTCACAGCTCGCTGCcggaagagaaaagcaaaacaggcTCTTCCTTCGAGACCGGCCCAAAGCCCAGCGAGAAGCCGGATGCAGAACAAGCCGAGCTGGACACGGAGCAGAAGCGGAGCCGTGCCCGGGAGCGCCGACGAGAAGGACGGTCCAAGACCTTTGACTGGGCTGAATTTCGCCCCATCCAGCAGGCTCTGGTGCAGGAGCGCGCGAACGCCGCGGACTCCGCCAGCAGCGGCTCGGCCGCCTTTCCCAGGGACACCGGAGCTGCCGACACCGACCCCGGAGAGCTGGAGCGGGAGCGGGCCCGGCGGCGGGAGGAGCGGCGCAAGCGCTTCGAGATGATCGATGCTGTGGACGGGGCAGGGTCAGAAGAGGCGCTGAGGATGGAGGTGGACAGgatcctgcctgtccctgcagacatCAAACCGCAGAACGTCCACGTGGAGATCGAGCAGCGCTGGCACCAGGTGGAGACCACCCCGCTACGGGAGGAGAAGCAGATCCCCATCACACCCCTGCACCTCGCCCACGCCGAGGACCGGGAAGAGGGGCTGACGAAGCAGCACCTGACCAcgctgctggagaaggaggtAAAGGGATGGTGTGTAGCGTGCAGGCTGCCTGCCAGAGTGGCCTTCAGGCCACTGGAGTGGCTGTAGGGAGTGTGATATAGGCTTAAAAATACGTGTAAATATTCCTCCTTTATAATAGCAACTAGAAGGGATGCTATAGGTTCCTTGGGGAGCTGGCAAGGCACAGATACGCATCCATTCCTGCTCAGCCTTGCCAGCAGCTTTCAAGTTTCCCACAGTTGCAGAAAGGGCTGTTCTTATGGCCTGGTACTTCCTTACCCCTCCCAACCAACACAGCCTGATTTGTGGTGGTTGTAGCCAGCCTGTCTCTGACAAAATGGGTACAATCAAAGTGTATAAACCAGACTGCGAATTCCAGCTCCTAATCCTTTGTGCCTCTGCAGCTACAGAGACTTGTGTCTGCATTTATGAACTGCCATGAGCTGAGCACACAACACAAAAGTTCCCTTTTTGTGGAGCCTACATCAAATAGTCTTaagatttttggaaaagaatGGAGGAGACTCAGCTCACTTGGAAGAGTTCCGTGCCTGGGATAACAAAGGTTGTTGTTAGTTGGGATTAAGGTGTATTAGTGGGTATGAAGGGGGTAACCTTTTCTTACGGAATAACCAGGAATATCACCGAGCTGAACTGGGCTGGGATTTGCCAGGGTTGTGCCTGGCACAAGCTGGTGCCATTCATCCTTTGCTGCAGTGAGCTTTACGAATTACACTATTGCATAAATAAGTTCTTTCAGAGGGGAGGGGTTTTCCTGGCAAAATGAAATCCAGGTCCCAGAgtagagcagagcagagcagcgGTGCCATCAAAAGCTCCATTAAttctgctctgtgtcccctctgagTCACTTGTTCCTTATGGCTGATCCTCTGCCCACTCCCTGGACGCTGTCTCTGTTCATGTccctccagctggagcagaagcagaaggaggccctggagctgctggagcagaaccGGCACCTGCAGGATCAGCTGAAAGTGGCTCTGGGCCGGGAGCAGAGCGCCCGGGAGGGCTACGTGTTGCAGGtaggagagcagggaggagatggagatCCATCTTCCCTGTGCCTGAGGGATCCCTGGTGGGCTTCCATCTGCGGTGTTCGTGGGGACATCCTGGGTGACCACCACTGAGCTCCCAGAGATTTGACCTTCTTGCAAACATGGCTAATTCTGTAGCATTACTAGAGTCATTTGCTGATGGAAACCTCTGATCTGGGATGGAGTCGAAGGTAGCATTACCTGTTAGCATTcccaagggaaaacaaaacagagccAGACAGATGGGACTTCAGCAAAGTCCACCTCTGATCCATCCCATTCTGTGTTTGCCGTTGCAGCAGCTGTTTCCCCCTTTCTGTGCCCCAGATTCTCCCCTCAGGCAGCAGGGTGCCCACAAGGCTTTCCAAGCATCCTATAGCCCACCAGTTGTTCCTGGCTGGGGATTTTGTCTTCCTGTTACACGGGCAAACACAGGACACTCAGATGTATCTCCCGGTCACGTTCCCTCCAGCCAGAGTGGGATTTGCACTGGGATGACCTGTTATCTTGGATTACTTTGGTGGTTTCTGCTGTCACAAGATTCCTCAGCAAAGCCTTGGAGTTTTGGAGGATCTGACAAAAGAAACAGGATGGTCTTTGGGAAAACCTTTCCTCCCCTCATCCAAACAAAGCAGGTtttttccagcccttcctctggGAACATCCATGCCCAGGGGAAGTTGTGGCACCTGCAGGGCAGCTtctggctgctctcaggggtCCATAGTCTTGTTCTGTGCAGGGGCAGCATTTTGACCTGATCAAATCTACTCGACCAAACTGGCTGTGGATCAAAGTGGCCACGCGTTGCCACACGCTGCGCTCCCGTGGCAGCAAAACCCAGTGTGAATGCCAAACCTTGCATCCTTATTTCTCACAGGAAAATTTTCCCCGAAGAAGTTGCACAGGCAgtggagccagcccagggagggggacATCTTGCCTTCCTTGCCCATGATCTCCCAGGAGGAGTAATTAATTCATTTCTGGAGTCTCCGAGCTGACAGTGCCTGCTTGGAGGAGTTCCATTTTcacttggcagagctggaagagtTACTAAGTCCCACTTCCCTGGGGCAGAGGCATCTGACCTCCCTTTGCCTGGAGCCTGGAGAAATCAGGGACTGGGGATAAAAGCTGGATGCTGAATCCACCATCAGATTGAAGTTGGCCACAGTGCCTCGATACGAGGAGGGGTGGTGAGAGGGGAAGCCTGCAGAGAGGTTGAGCTGCAGAGAGAAGTGACCCAAACTTGGACCTGGAAGTTGGAGAGGGTTTTTGGAAAGGTTGGAGGTTTTTGCCTGCTCCAGTCTAATTGTTCTGGGGATTTCCCTTGTGTCTCTTGGGAAGCAGAGGGATTAAAGTCCTGTTGTAGAAGGGAGTAACCccaccaaaccctgctggggTGGAGAGAGTGGAGCCACTGGGGGAATTCTGCAGCCAAACATCACAGCGTTTTTTTGGACAACCCCTCTGAATTTCCCCTCTGAATGCTGCCCCCCCGTCACGATTTTGGGGAGGTTCCTGCATTGTCTATTAGGAGGGCTGATAGAGAAGCCTGACTGCTGCCAagcccatccctcctgagctgcctgggagGCACCAACCCCTCCTTGGCAGCCTGACCAGCCCCACAGGGAccccccaggcactgcctgtTCCGTGAGGCAGTGCTGAGCCACCCCTCCAATGCATGTGCCCTGCACCAAAGCCTGTCTGGCCTTGTGTAACCCCTCTCTTGCTCTGAGCTTCCTCGGGATGGGGCACCCTAACCTTGATCCCTACTGGGAGAAATaccaggagctcctgctcctggcaaaTGGGCTGGAgacatcccctgctccagccactgtGGGTGGGAGGGGGCACGTACTAACCTGTCCCAGACAAATATTCTTGCATGTTTTTGGTGTAAAGCATGAAGTTTAACTTAACATAACTGAGTGTCACATCTGTGGGCTTTCCTTAATCAGCAACCAGAGTACAGCAAGGCAGGCCAAATTCCTAGGCTTAACGCTGTGCTTCTCTCACCTCTTCCtgtctgtgtattttcttttttaagataCATAATTTCTGTCGCCTTTTGCATGACGCTTTCTGTGAGTTTTCTCTTTGCATGCTCCATTGCTTTGGTTTGAATCTCACAAAGGTtggtttctttcatttttacattcTCATCacaccttttccttccctccattTGTCgggctttttattttgtcctttgttggtttattttattttgcaggtaGAGAAATTAGATCCTCCCTAGCCCTAAGCTTTAGCATAACAGCATCTCTCTAAAACCATGAGCAGCCACTCAGTCCTGTTTGGCAGGCACAGAAATGACATCGCCACCACAATGGCTGGTCCGTCGCCCCGTGTATGGGTGGGATTGATGTCATTTGCTGTCACCTCACTTTCTGTTGTTGCTTTTGGTCGATGGACTGTATTACCTGAACTGTGCACTTTTTGtttcacaaacaaacaaacttgCTAAAAAAAAGCAGTTCCTTTCTCCTCCACCTTGtttcatctcctcctcctcatcatccttggcatttttcttttgtctgtctgtctctgttttgctgctggtgtttctttttcattgtttttttgaTTCTGTTTgagtttgggtttatttttttttccatttagcCTGTTACTGTACAGCTGTTTTGATGTTGTGGTCAGTGTTTTCTGTTACTGGAAAGCAGTTGTcgctcattaaaaaaaaaaaataaaaagttggtTAAACAAACCAAATTGTGCCAAGAACAAATCATCCCAATTGGAGCAATGGGTAGCAGCCAAGTCGCTGTGAGGAGCTTTTCCATGGCCTGCCTGGCCAGAGGTGTGACACTCAGAAGGGAGAGCCAAGAGTGTTACTAATCTAGtatttaatcaatttttttaagaCCGAGGTGGCCGCCTCGCCATCAGGTGCCTGGCAGAGGCTTCATAAAGTCAACCAAGACCTCCAAAGCGAGCTGGAAGCCCAATGCCAGCGTCAAGAGGTGATCAATCAGCAGATTCAGTCGCTGAAGCGCAGCTACGCCGAGGCCAAGGACGTGATCCGGCACCACGAGGCCGAGATTCAGAGCCTGCAGGCGAGGCTCAGTAACGCGGCGGCCGAGCTCGCCATCAAGGAGCAGACCCTGGCCAAGCTCAAGAGCGACCTGAGGAGCGAGAAGGAGAAAgccaaagagcagctggaggagtgGCAGCACGGCGAGGCCGcgctcagctcccagctgaagGCCAGCGAGCAGAAGCTGAAGAGCGCggaggctctgctgctggagaagacGCAGGAGCTGCGGGACCTGGAGatgcagcaggctctgcagcGGGACCACCAGAAGGAAGTGCAGCGGCTCCAGGACAGGATCGCAGACCTCAGCGGGCAGCTGAATGCCAGCGAGCAGGCACGGGTCCTCatggaggagaagctgcagaagaaCTATGAGGCTTTGCTGGAGAGCTGTGAGAGGGAGAAGCAGGTTTTGATACGGAGCCTGAAGGAGGTGGAGGACAAGGCCAATGAGTACGAGaatcagctgcagaacagcGAGCAGCAAATGGAGATTctgcagaaggagaagctgaGCGCCAAGTTCGAAGGCAGCGAGCTCGTCCaccagctggaggagcagctggccATGAAGGAGGCCAGCATCCAAAAACTTGCTGAGCACATCAAGGAGCTCGAAAGGGAGAGAGATCAGATCAAGTGCCGGTTCCAAGAGCTCATGAATCAGGTGGCTGAGTCGGATAACGAAGTTGCAAAGCTACAAGCAAAGTTGAAAATGGAAGAGACCAACTACCACAATCTGGAGCAGTCGTTCGAGGAGGTGTCAGATCAGTTCCGGGGGGTGCAGGAGGtgctgaaagagaaggaagaagagctgAGACACGTTAAGGAAATGCACTTGAGAATTGTGGAGAAGAAAGATCAAGATCTCAGTGAGGCTTTGGTTAAAGTGGTTGCTTTAGATAGCAGTTTAGAGGAGACTAAAGTAAAGCTAAAGGCCAAGGAGGAGGCTTTAAAGAAATTAGCTAGTGTGGGCACAGGTCCATGTGCTGAGGAGGCAGAAGATCTTGGCCCCAGTCTTGAGGCGGACGAAAGTCATCCATCCCAATTGGGGCAGGCTCTGCAAACTCAGGATGTCCTCCCAGCTCTGACTTATGCactgaaggaggaagaggatgaggtTCTTGAGACCAGTCAGAGGCAAGTGGAGGAATTTGGCTCCCCATCTAAAGTTGTAGAGCTCCAGGATCAAGAGTTGGTTCAGAAAGCTTTAGCAAAGCCTGACGTAGGAATCATGGGGGCCAAGAGGCAAAGGATCCGTTTTTCAAGCATCCAATGTCAAAAATACATCCATCCAGATGGATCGGAGAAAAACTGGACAAGCAGTACCTCTTCAGACACAAGCCAGGACAGATCTCTGTCTGAAGAAAGCATGTcctcagagccagctctgggtTACCCCTCATCAGGGACCAGTGATTCTGAGACTTATCTCTCCATCATCCATTCCTTGGAAACCAAACTGTATATTACAGAGGAGAAGCTCAAAGATGTGACAATGAAGCTTGAAAGCCAGCACGGCCATAACCAGGAGACGCTCATCGCCCTCCACCATCAGTGGGCCAGCACGGAGTCCCAGCTGCGGGAACAGCTTCAGACCAGCTTGTCCCAAGTCAATGCTTTGATCTCACAGCTGGAGAGCGAGAGGCAGGAAAAGTTCAAGCTCATAGAAAGTCACGTCAGCGAGCTGGGAGGTTTCCAGATGAAAAACGATCAAGCGCTGACTTGTTTAGAgaagtgcagggagcagctAAGATCCTTGCCCAAATCAGACAAGGATAAAGAGGGTGATTTGTTCGTTGTTACTCTGTCTAGCATGGAAACAACTTTATCAAATGCAATCCAAGCCTTGAGTGGAGCGCCAGTCCCATCGGAGTATCAGAGTGAAAGCCTCACCACggagagctcagctccagaAGGAGGGGATTTGGGAGAAGAGGAGCACGTCTCCAAGGAGCAGCAAGCAGATGTGTTTGACACCGGCCAGCTGAGGTGGCTTTCTGAGAGGGTGGCCTTTGAGGCCTCTCTCATCAACCAAATAGCAGAGTCTTTGAAAAATGCGAGCTCTGAGATAAGCCAGCTTCTGAGAGAGATCCAGGGAACGGCTGAGGTGGCTTTGTTGGAGCCATCAAGTGTTTCTCATACAGCCAATGATTTGGCCAGCATCCTGTctaaaaagctgctgctggaaggggagTTTTGGAGCCAGGTGGAGGAGCTGAGAGCTCACTTGAGCACTAgagaaggagaagctgagagTAAAACAGAAACAAGTTTGGGCATTTCCCCATGTTTTCTCAGTACTGTAGCAGATGCTACATTGATCAAGGCGGAACTTGGGTTTGttgcagagaaaatgagagaatCTTTTCATCAGAGGTTAAAAGCAATTGAAGAAGAGCTCCATAATACCAAaacagctctccagcagcacaaatgcATGTTGGAAGAGATCATCAAAGCATACAGGACTCCTGAGTTAGACAGAGTTATGCTCCAGATTTCTGAAGCActtgaaatacaaaaagatGCTTCGGAAAGAACCCAGATCTCTTGGGATGGGAGCTGTGTCCAAATGGGGCCGTGCCAGGAATTAGCCAAGGTGGAGGAGACTGGCAGTGCCCCAGACCGTAGTAGTGAAGCTCTTGTTTCCATTCAGGAAGATCTTGCCCAGCAGCTAAAGGACAAATCCAATGTTCTGAAGGAGATATCTGTTGCCTTACTCTCTCTGCCTCCCGAGGAGGCCATGAGAGACTGTCAGAAGCTCCTGAAGATGTCCCAGAGTCTTTCCTACCATTCGTGCATGGGAGACCTGGAGCGGTACTCATCTTTGCTAGTCCACGATGCCATTGTTCAGGCTCAGGTTTGTTACGCCGCTTGCAAAGTGCGGCTGGAGCACGAGAGGGAGATGAAGTCCTACAAGGAGTCCCTGCAGAGCATGGatgccctgtgccaggagcgTGTGAAGACAGCGTCTCTCCTGCAGGACGAGTACgaggagctgctcaggaagcagcagggcgAGTACAGCGAGGTGATCGCCGTGCTGGAGAGGGAGAACGCTGACCTCAAGGCAAAGGTGTCCCAGCTGGACAACCAGAGGAGGCTCCTGGAGGAGGAAGGGCACGAGCAGAGCAAGAGCTTGAGCGAGCTGCAGGGGCGGTATGAGGAGGAGATCCGAAACGTGATCGAGCAGCTCAACAGGACAGAGGATGCCCTGAAGGCCGAGAGGGTGGAGGGGCTCAACCAGCTGGACGCCGTTGTTCGCGACAAGCAGAACATGGAGCAGTATCACCTGGAGCAGATGCAAACGCTGGAGGAGAAGTTCCAAGCCAAGATCAAGGAGCTGCAGGTCATCCACAGCGAGGAGCTGCAGGCGCTGCAGGAGCACTACAGCCAGAACCTGCAGCGCCTCCAAGAGACCCTTGATGAGTACCAGAGGCAGCACCCGGAGGCGTCCCCCGCGGTGGCCCcgggctctggggacacctgggtggCCGGCGAGGCGGGTGGCACCGGGCAGGACCCCGGCAGCGACCCGGACTCCATGCACGGCCTGAGGGAACgcatccaggagctggaggccCAGATGAACGTCATGAGGGATGAGCTGGAGAACAAACATCTGGAGGGGAACGCTTCCACTCTGAGGGAAAAATACCAGAAAGACTTTGAAAACCTAAAGGTCTTGATATGTTTAacacttttctgctttctgctgctgagtgTGTGGGAGGGCATGTGCAGTCCCAGGGTTTGCTTTCCGAACCAAGGGACATCCCCTGAAAGAGCCAGTGTGCTGAAACAAGCCCCAGAGTATTAGCCAGGCCTCTGTAAAGCATGGtgtttccttcttctccatgctGGGATATTCTAAATGCATTGCTGAGGGCTTGGGAAGGTGGATCTCTGGAGGTGGTCTTTGTGTGGAGAGGGAGAGAGTTTCAAAGTAGCTCAATAACATCACACTCGCCTTCAACATGAAGACCTCAGTGTTTCTCCTTGTACCAAAACATATGCTTTGTTTGTGActtgcctttaaaaatatttctcagctCTCTCTTTCCCAGTCTGATCAAATCTCcagtctgtctctgctgccttcagaaatgcagaatgaaatggaaattcaATGCTCTCTCAAAATGTATGTTCCTAGGGAAAGTAGCTGCAAACAGATGCCAAATTCTGTAGCaaagcagagctcctgtgcaggAGGCTGCGAGGACCATGCTGGTGTTGGACACAGTAATTCTGTACACAACAAAGAGTGCACAGTTACAGAACACCCAGGTGAGGTGCAGAGAAACCCACTGGCAATGAAATGGCACCGTTCAAATTGCCCCACCAGCCAGACTGGCTGTAAAACTGGTTTGAGATCATCCagcatctaaaaaaaaaaatgggtttggTGGTTTGCTTTTCCTAGGTGAGCATTCCCAGTTTGGAAGTGAGTTTAGGGCTGTAGAGGACTCTGGCAGCACAAGGGGAGCTGCCAGGTTGAACAGGAAGCCAAAAGGCAGCGatgcagaggctgtgccagtGAAGCTCTCACAGACCAGTTGCTCTTAAGAATCAGCAAAAATGTGGGAGAGCTTGCTTCCAGCCACAAGATCCAGCACACATTTGAGTTGGGGGTGAGGTGTGGCTTAGCTCCAGCCAAAAGCTGGTTtcagcctggggagagcagtAGTTTTGCTGAATCCCATTGGAATTAAGCAGTGGTGGTCAGAAAGCCAACCAAGCCATTGGAAACCTGCCCAAACTGGAGGCTTGAATGTGCTTCATTCTTCTCTTAAGAACCTGATGGAGAATGTAACATCAGTAGCACCAGTAACATCAGTAACACAAGCATAACTCTTCaacttggagaagagaaggctccaggaagaCTTTGGAGACCTTTCCACTGCTTAGAGGgactccaagagagctggaagggacttctGGCAAAGGCATGAAGTGGcaagacaagggggaatggccttTAGATGAAGAAAAAGTAGATTTAGATTTAATATTAggcagaaattcttccctgtgagggtggtgaagccctggcacaggtggccCCAaaaagctgtggttgccccatccctggaagtgtccaagaccaggttcaaggcttggagcaacctcgaatagtggaaggtgtccctgcctgtggcagggggtggaacagg
This window harbors:
- the MPRIP gene encoding myosin phosphatase Rho-interacting protein isoform X5 — translated: MAAKDNPCRKFQANIFNKSKCQNCFKPRESHLLNDEDLNQAKPIYGGWLLLAPEGTDFDNPVHRSRKWQRRFFILYEHGLLRYALDEMPTTLPQGTINMNQCTDVVDGEGRTGQKFSLCILTPEKEHFIRAENKEIISGWLEMLIVYPRTNKQNQKKKRKVEPPTPQEPGPAKMAVTSSNIPSAEKVPATKSTLWQEEMRGKDQADGGSGIGPAQSPMQGQAGAASSMKDPVLDSKEEESSMNADRIDCGRKTRVESGYFSLEKTKQDSKLEEQQLPPPPSPPSPSTPNNRRSQVIEKFEALDIENAEHMETSAPGGAALSSETRQGRSEKRVFPRKRDFTCEGAAVGSILDVSASPLSPHRRAKSLDRRSTESSMTPDLLNFKKGWLTKQYEDGQWKKHWFVLTDQSLRYYRDSVAEEAADLDGEIDLSTCYDVTEYPVQRNYGFQIHTKEGEFTLSAMTSGIRRNWIQTIMKHVRPTTAPDVTSSLPEEKSKTGSSFETGPKPSEKPDAEQAELDTEQKRSRARERRREGRSKTFDWAEFRPIQQALVQERANAADSASSGSAAFPRDTGAADTDPGELERERARRREERRKRFEMIDAVDGAGSEEALRMEVDRILPVPADIKPQNVHVEIEQRWHQVETTPLREEKQIPITPLHLAHAEDREEGLTKQHLTTLLEKELEQKQKEALELLEQNRHLQDQLKVALGREQSAREGYVLQTEVAASPSGAWQRLHKVNQDLQSELEAQCQRQEVINQQIQSLKRSYAEAKDVIRHHEAEIQSLQARLSNAAAELAIKEQTLAKLKSDLRSEKEKAKEQLEEWQHGEAALSSQLKASEQKLKSAEALLLEKTQELRDLEMQQALQRDHQKEVQRLQDRIADLSGQLNASEQARVLMEEKLQKNYEALLESCEREKQVLIRSLKEVEDKANEYENQLQNSEQQMEILQKEKLSAKFEGSELVHQLEEQLAMKEASIQKLAEHIKELERERDQIKCRFQELMNQVAESDNEVAKLQAKLKMEETNYHNLEQSFEEVSDQFRGVQEVLKEKEEELRHVKEMHLRIVEKKDQDLSEALVKVVALDSSLEETKVKLKAKEEALKKLASVGTGPCAEEAEDLGPSLEADESHPSQLGQALQTQDVLPALTYALKEEEDEVLETSQRQVEEFGSPSKVVELQDQELVQKALAKPDVGIMGAKRQRIRFSSIQCQKYIHPDGSEKNWTSSTSSDTSQDRSLSEESMSSEPALGYPSSGTSDSETYLSIIHSLETKLYITEEKLKDVTMKLESQHGHNQETLIALHHQWASTESQLREQLQTSLSQVNALISQLESERQEKFKLIESHVSELGGFQMKNDQALTCLEKCREQLRSLPKSDKDKEGDLFVVTLSSMETTLSNAIQALSGAPVPSEYQSESLTTESSAPEGGDLGEEEHVSKEQQADVFDTGQLRWLSERVAFEASLINQIAESLKNASSEISQLLREIQGTAEVALLEPSSVSHTANDLASILSKKLLLEGEFWSQVEELRAHLSTREGEAESKTETSLGISPCFLSTVADATLIKAELGFVAEKMRESFHQRLKAIEEELHNTKTALQQHKCMLEEIIKAYRTPELDRVMLQISEALEIQKDASERTQISWDGSCVQMGPCQELAKVEETGSAPDRSSEALVSIQEDLAQQLKDKSNVLKEISVALLSLPPEEAMRDCQKLLKMSQSLSYHSCMGDLERYSSLLVHDAIVQAQVCYAACKVRLEHEREMKSYKESLQSMDALCQERVKTASLLQDEYEELLRKQQGEYSEVIAVLERENADLKAKVSQLDNQRRLLEEEGHEQSKSLSELQGRYEEEIRNVIEQLNRTEDALKAERVEGLNQLDAVVRDKQNMEQYHLEQMQTLEEKFQAKIKELQVIHSEELQALQEHYSQNLQRLQETLDEYQRQHPEASPAVAPGSGDTWVAGEAGGTGQDPGSDPDSMHGLRERIQELEAQMNVMRDELENKHLEGNASTLREKYQKDFENLKATCERGFAAMEETHQKKIEDLQRQHQRELEKLREEKDRLLAEETAATISAIEAMKNAHREELERELEKSQRSQISSVNADIEALRRQYLEELQSVQRELEVLSEQYSQKCLENAHLAQALEAERQALRQCQRENQELNAHNQELNNRLAAEITRLRTLLTGEGGGEAAGSPLTQGKDAYELEVLLRVKESEIQYLKQEISSLKDELQTALRDKKYASDKYKDIYTELSIVKAKADCDISRLKEQLKAATEAQGEKSPVNTTVSGYDIMKSKSNPDFLKKDRSSVSRQLRNIRSKSVIEQVSWDN
- the MPRIP gene encoding myosin phosphatase Rho-interacting protein isoform X3 — its product is MAAKDNPCRKFQANIFNKSKCQNCFKPRESHLLNDEDLNQAKPIYGGWLLLAPEGTDFDNPVHRSRKWQRRFFILYEHGLLRYALDEMPTTLPQGTINMNQCTDVVDGEGRTGQKFSLCILTPEKEHFIRAENKEIISGWLEMLIVYPRTNKQNQKKKRKVEPPTPQEPGPAKMAVTSSNIPSAEKVPATKSTLWQEEMRGKDQADGGSGIGPAQSPMQGQAGAASSMKDPVLDSKEEESSMNADRIDCGRKTRVESGYFSLEKTKQDSKLEEQQLPPPPSPPSPSTPNNSCPMHKDSNNRDVERGAEKSGRPLSFKASRQYTTLADVPKAIRISNREAFQVERKRLERRTRARSPGREEVARLFGNERRRSQVIEKFEALDIENAEHMETSAPGGAALSSETRQGRSEKRVFPRKRDFTCEGAAVGSILDVSASPLSPHRRAKSLDRRSTESSMTPDLLNFKKGWLTKQYEDGQWKKHWFVLTDQSLRYYRDSVAEEAADLDGEIDLSTCYDVTEYPVQRNYGFQIHTKEGEFTLSAMTSGIRRNWIQTIMKHVRPTTAPDVTSSLPEEKSKTGSSFETGPKPSEKPDAEQAELDTEQKRSRARERRREGRSKTFDWAEFRPIQQALVQERANAADSASSGSAAFPRDTGAADTDPGELERERARRREERRKRFEMIDAVDGAGSEEALRMEVDRILPVPADIKPQNVHVEIEQRWHQVETTPLREEKQIPITPLHLAHAEDREEGLTKQHLTTLLEKELEQKQKEALELLEQNRHLQDQLKVALGREQSAREGYVLQTEVAASPSGAWQRLHKVNQDLQSELEAQCQRQEVINQQIQSLKRSYAEAKDVIRHHEAEIQSLQARLSNAAAELAIKEQTLAKLKSDLRSEKEKAKEQLEEWQHGEAALSSQLKASEQKLKSAEALLLEKTQELRDLEMQQALQRDHQKEVQRLQDRIADLSGQLNASEQARVLMEEKLQKNYEALLESCEREKQVLIRSLKEVEDKANEYENQLQNSEQQMEILQKEKLSAKFEGSELVHQLEEQLAMKEASIQKLAEHIKELERERDQIKCRFQELMNQVAESDNEVAKLQAKLKMEETNYHNLEQSFEEVSDQFRGVQEVLKEKEEELRHVKEMHLRIVEKKDQDLSEALVKVVALDSSLEETKVKLKAKEEALKKLASVGTGPCAEEAEDLGPSLEADESHPSQLGQALQTQDVLPALTYALKEEEDEVLETSQRQVEEFGSPSKVVELQDQELVQKALAKPDVGIMGAKRQRIRFSSIQCQKYIHPDGSEKNWTSSTSSDTSQDRSLSEESMSSEPALGYPSSGTSDSETYLSIIHSLETKLYITEEKLKDVTMKLESQHGHNQETLIALHHQWASTESQLREQLQTSLSQVNALISQLESERQEKFKLIESHVSELGGFQMKNDQALTCLEKCREQLRSLPKSDKDKEGDLFVVTLSSMETTLSNAIQALSGAPVPSEYQSESLTTESSAPEGGDLGEEEHVSKEQQADVFDTGQLRWLSERVAFEASLINQIAESLKNASSEISQLLREIQGTAEVALLEPSSVSHTANDLASILSKKLLLEGEFWSQVEELRAHLSTREGEAESKTETSLGISPCFLSTVADATLIKAELGFVAEKMRESFHQRLKAIEEELHNTKTALQQHKCMLEEIIKAYRTPELDRVMLQISEALEIQKDASERTQISWDGSCVQMGPCQELAKVEETGSAPDRSSEALVSIQEDLAQQLKDKSNVLKEISVALLSLPPEEAMRDCQKLLKMSQSLSYHSCMGDLERYSSLLVHDAIVQAQVCYAACKVRLEHEREMKSYKESLQSMDALCQERVKTASLLQDEYEELLRKQQGEYSEVIAVLERENADLKAKVSQLDNQRRLLEEEGHEQSKSLSELQGRYEEEIRNVIEQLNRTEDALKAERVEGLNQLDAVVRDKQNMEQYHLEQMQTLEEKFQAKIKELQVIHSEELQALQEHYSQNLQRLQETLDEYQRQHPEASPAVAPGSGDTWVAGEAGGTGQDPGSDPDSMHGLRERIQELEAQMNVMRDELENKHLEGNASTLREKYQKDFENLKATCERGFAAMEETHQKKIEDLQRQHQRELEKLREEKDRLLAEETAATISAIEAMKNAHREELERELEKSQRSQISSVNADIEALRRQYLEELQSVQRELEVLSEQYSQKCLENAHLAQALEAERQALRQCQRENQELNAHNQELNNRLAAEITRLRTLLTGEGGGEAAGSPLTQGKDAYELEVLLRVKESEIQYLKQEISSLKDELQTALRDKKYASDKYKDIYTELSIVKAKADCDISRLKEQLKAATEAQGEKSPVNTTVSGYDIMKSKSNPDFLKKDRSSVSRQLRNIRSKSVIEQVSWDN